The following are encoded together in the Acidobacteriota bacterium genome:
- a CDS encoding ABC transporter ATP-binding protein has translation MTDGAPAIRLEHVSKAFGSFRVLDDVSLTIPRGDATVVLGRSGTGKSVMLKHVVGLLQPDAGHVFVGETDITTLSPAELSTVRRQVGFLFQNAALFDSITVGENVAFPMRRHGDWPERTVRERVAQKLAAVGLEHAADLMPSALSGGMRKRAGLARAMALDPMVLLVDEPSAGLDPITSDEIDMLLVRVKEDLGTTLIVVTHNIPSARRIGDTLLFLHQGRVLARGTVAEMDRNEHPMVRQFMRSEAGG, from the coding sequence GTGACGGACGGCGCTCCTGCCATCCGCCTCGAGCATGTCTCGAAGGCGTTCGGCTCGTTCCGCGTCCTCGACGACGTCTCGCTCACGATACCGCGGGGCGATGCAACCGTCGTGCTCGGCCGGAGCGGCACCGGCAAGAGCGTCATGCTCAAGCACGTGGTCGGCCTGCTGCAGCCCGATGCCGGCCACGTCTTCGTCGGGGAGACGGACATCACGACGCTGTCGCCGGCCGAGCTCTCGACGGTTCGCCGGCAGGTCGGCTTCCTCTTTCAGAACGCGGCGCTGTTCGATTCGATCACGGTGGGCGAGAACGTCGCCTTTCCGATGCGCCGCCACGGCGACTGGCCGGAACGGACGGTGCGGGAACGCGTGGCGCAGAAGCTGGCCGCGGTCGGCCTGGAGCATGCCGCGGACCTGATGCCGTCCGCGCTCTCCGGCGGCATGCGCAAGCGGGCCGGCCTGGCGCGGGCGATGGCGCTCGATCCGATGGTCCTGCTGGTGGACGAGCCGAGCGCCGGACTGGATCCGATCACGTCCGACGAGATCGACATGCTGCTGGTGCGCGTCAAGGAGGATCTGGGCACGACGCTCATCGTCGTGACGCACAACATCCCGAGCGCCCGGCGGATCGGCGACACGCTGCTGTTCCTGCACCAGGGCCGGGTCCTGGCGCGGGGCACGGTGGCCGAAATGGATCGAAACGAGCACCCGATGGTGCGCCAGTTCATGAGATCGGAAGCAGGCGGGTAG